The Saccharomycodes ludwigii strain NBRC 1722 chromosome II, whole genome shotgun sequence genome window below encodes:
- the DPC25 gene encoding Dpc25p (similar to Saccharomyces cerevisiae YPL107W | putative protein of unknown function) encodes MFILKSSLLKNTKLISIKSNTKISYRALYFRRCMTFEGNTGKIEQSPEERAAKIFGGGDNKYNAVRQDGGNTTTSRFISQSNKIACKIEGISIPAKPIEPDNCCMSGCVNCVWLMYQDDMQHWRHQRKLAAEAINRTNNIWPAKYDPPIKWLNEKNIPVELRHKKRELLLHEHAKKAFKFPPREDSIPAHVLALKRKKKVSEKKKEALKLKNENREGGQSVEKEHDNEDEDEDDGVPEFIKAFAKFERKKRLEKQGKL; translated from the coding sequence ATGTTCATTCTCAAGTCGAgcttattaaaaaatactaaGCTCATATCAATCAAAAGCAACACTAAAATATCTTACCGAGCCTTATACTTCAGAAGATGTATGACATTTGAAGGCAATACAGGTAAAATTGAACAATCTCCGGAGGAAAGAGCAGCTAAAATTTTTGGTGGCGGcgacaataaatataatgcTGTTAGACAAGATGGTGGTAATACCACAACAAGTAGATTTATCTCgcaatcaaataaaatagctTGTAAAATAGAAGGAATATCTATTCCAGCGAAACCAATAGAACCAGATAACTGTTGCATGAGCGGATGCGTAAATTGTGTTTGGTTAATGTATCAGGATGATATGCAACACTGGAGACATCAAAGGAAATTAGCTGCGGAAGCCATAAATAGgacaaataatatatgGCCAGCAAAGTATGATCCACCTATCAAGTGGttgaatgaaaaaaatattccaGTTGAATTAAGgcataaaaaaagagaactGTTATTGCATGAACATGCTAAGAAAGCTTTTAAATTCCCACCTAGGGAAGATAGTATTCCTGCACATGTTTTGGCATTAAAacgcaaaaaaaaagtatctgagaaaaagaaggaagCTTTAAAGTTAAAGAATGAAAATAGGGAGGGTGGACAGTCTGTGGAAAAAGAACATGATAATGAAGacgaagatgaagatgatggtGTCCCCGAATTCATAAAGGCTTTTGCTAaatttgaaagaaaaaaaagattagaaaaacaaggaaaattataa